In the Aridibaculum aurantiacum genome, AAAGCATTTTTGAACTGCAGTTTGATGAACAGCGTCTTAATCCTTTCTTCGATATTCATACACCTAACAGGCGTCGTTGGGGTGCGTCTCCGCATCTTACGGAGAATGTTTATGGAATCGACCTTCTCAATGCTGTTCCGCAGGAAGATAAAAGAGGAGAGAATAGCGCTTACCGTGGTGCAGACTTCTCTATTTGGAAATATGTAGGTGCCAATGATGATGGTACTGTTTTCAGAAACTTTGACCAGTCGTATGCTAACTGGATATTTTATCGTTATGCTGATATTCTTCTTCTAAAAGCTGAAGCCATCAACCAGATGGATCAACCACTGGAAGCTTCACGCATCGTAAAGACAATACGCGAAAGGGCAAATGCTGTTGACTTCAAAGTGATGGATAGCACCAACAAAGGCGCCATGACCAACTTCATTCTTGAAGAAAGACAAAGAGAACTTGCTTTTGAAGGGAAGCGTTGGTACGATGTGCTGCGCAATGCAAAAAGAAATAATTACGAAAGACTGCAATTGCTCCTTGATATAGCTTCTATTAGTATTCCTCCGGATAGACGCCAGGCAGCTTTCAACAAGTTGAGAGACAAGAACAGCCACTATTTCCCAATCTATTTTTACGAAATACAAACCAACCGGTTACTGGAACAAAATCCTTTCTACCGATAATATACACTTGTCATGAAAACAAAATTATCCCTTTGGGCTTTCGCTTTTAGCTTATTGGCTTGCAGTGTTGCATTCCTGAGCAGCTGTAAGAAAGAGGATTTAAAGATGACCACAACAGATGATGTGAACGTGGTTGGCTATTTGAAGAAGAACCTTGACTCTTTCTCCCTGTTCAAAGAAATATTGGACAGAACAGAGACCAGTGCATTCTTAGACGCCTACGGTGCTTACACTGTTTTTGCTCCTACTAATCATGGTGTAAAAACATTTCTTGCATCTATCAATGCGCCAAGTGTTGAAGCTGCAGACATTAATGTTTTGAAAGAGATCGTGAAGTTTCATATCCTGGAAGACACTGTGAACACCGCTTCATTTACAGATGGTAAGCTGCCGGTGCCTACAATGCATGGCCAGTTTCTTATTACAGGTGTATCCAACGATGGTGGCTTTTCAAGCTACATTGTTAACCGCCAGGCAAATGTTTTACGTACCAATGTCAGGGTAGGTAATGGACTGATACATGTTACAAACAATGTTCTTGTTCCTGCAAAAACTACCATTGCAAAGCAACTGGAAGATAATCCTGAATATTCCATTTTTGTAGAAGCGCTCAAGGCAACAGGTCATTTCACTTTGCTGAATACAGTTAATCCTGATACGTCTAAAAGGTGGAAAACTGTAATAGCTGAAACCAACAGGGCATTGTCTGACAGTGGTATTAATTCTTACGCAGCACTAAGGGCAAAATATTCTAATACCGGTAATCCAGCTAATCCTTTAGATAGCCTGAACCTGTATGTAGCTTACCATATCATTGATGGTATTAAATTCCTTGGTGATATCATCAACCAGCCTTCTCACCTTACGTTGCAGCCGCAGGAGGTAATCACTGTACAGTTGATAAACCAGGAAGTGATTCTGAATACAGCTGAATTCAATGGTGTAGTAGAGCCGGGTGTGCTTCTGGTAAGAAGCAAAAGTGATAACTCTGCTACCAATGGTGTATGGCATACAGCAAATGCACACTTTGCTGCTAAATTCAGGAAGCCAACTGCAGTGTATTGGGATCTTGCGAAGTTCCCTGAGATCATGCGTATGACCGCGATATATGGTAGAGGTACACATACTTTCTACAAGAACAGTGCAGCTGACAGACCTATCAAGGATATTGATTGGGAGTGGAAGGGAGAGAACTACCTGCGTTACGAATATGGTACTACATCTACACTACACAACTTTGCTGTGTTCAATGATATTCTTACTATTCCATTAGGCGCTCCTTCTAATAACAATCGTGCTACTTGGATTGAGTTTACCACACCACCAATCATCAAAGGCCGCTACAAAGTTTGGATCTGCTATCGTAACAGGAATGCAGTAACACTAAACGTGCGTGTGAATGGCGAACTGATGCAGCGCCCGGTTAACTTAGGCCAGGGTGTACCTGCAGGTACAGATGCTGAACTGGAAAGTTTAGGCTGGAAGCGTTATACTACCGGTGGCTCATTTGCTGGAAGATTGGTTGGTACAGTTGATCTTCAGACTACGCAAAGGCATTCACTGCGTTTTGAAGCAATATCAGGTAGCAACAGGGATCTTCACTTTGATATGGTTCACTTTATACCTGTAGATGATCACCAGTACCTGCCGCGCTTCAGGCCAGATGGTACTCCCGTTTTTTAAAACCTGCTTACAACGAGCGCTCGAAAGAGCTGCAGTTTGGCTCTAACATGAATGACACAAACAATGATGATGAATATCAAATTCTATAAGGTAGTTTTTTCACTGTTCTTTGCAGCTGTATTCCTGGGCAGCTGTAAAAAGTGGGATGATCATAATGCCATTACAGATGCTATGGCAGGTAAGGATCTATTCCAGCAAATAAGCGAGAACGGAGACCTGAGCACATTTACAGACCTGCTAAGAAAATCAGGTTACGACCAGGTTATTTCCAGCTCAAGAACGTTCACTGTTTTTGCACCGGTTAATGCTGCCCTGGCTTCTCTTGACCCGGCTATAGTAGCGGATAGTGCACGTTTGAGAGCATTTGTAGGTAACCACATTACCAACCTGGTGTATACAACCACTGCAGGTACGGGAGCACAGCGCATACAAATGCTTAATGGCAAGTACAACAATATGAATGGCAGATTGCTGGAAGATGCCAACATCACTGTTGCTGATCGTTATGCAAAAAATGGTATGCTGCATATTGTTGACAAGATGCTTCCTGCATTGCCTAACGTATGGCAGCTGTTAGAAACAAATGCTACAGTACCGGCTGCTCAAAAGAACTACCTGTTATCTATTTTCAGAAATGTTTTCAATCCTGCTACAGCGGTTCAGATAGGAGTTGATCCAAATACAGGCCTGCCTGTTTACCAGCCTGGTACTGATTCTATTCGTACCAATGTTTTCTGGAACAATGTATATGACCTGCGTGATGAAAGAAAACAATACACATTTTTTGTAATGGCAGATGCAGCATGGGATGCAGAGGTAAACAAGTTCAAACCATACTTTGCTACCGGAACAGCTGACAGCACCACCAATCTTGCCAGCTTCGAGGTTGTTAAAGACCTTGCTTTCGAAGGGTACTATTTACCTAACGCTCTTCCGGATACTTTGATCTCTAAGTTTAATACCAAAGTGGGTATAGACAGGACAAAGATTGTTCAGTCTATTAAAGTGAGCAATGGTATTGTGCATGTAATGAGCAGTCTTCCTGTTACACCAAAAGGTAAGTTTAAAGATATCATTGTACAAGGTGAAAGCTATAGTTTCAGTTCAGCCAACAGGGCAGGTAATACCTATTTCAGGGATAAGATGAACCCGGTAACTGGTCGCCAGTTCAGGGACGTATTAGTTTACCAACATGGATTGGCACTGTTCAACCTCGGCTACAATGTGCGTAATGTTCCTTCACTAAAATACAAGGCTTACTGGGTAGCTTTAAATGATAACATCAACGGTATTACGGGAGTTTTCAAGCAAAAGATAGGTATAGGTACTGCTACTTCTACCATACTTCCTTATGTGAACGTTAATCCAAATGTATACGATGAAGTGTATTTAGGTGAGTTTACATTAACCAGTTTTCAACCATTGTTACAGGTATTCCTTACCGCAGATAATTCTACCAATGCCAGCCTTAACCTGATAGTGTTAGATTATGTAAGGTTCGAGCCTGTTTTATAACCCATCTCTATTTTAGATTTTATACCATTACAATGCTGATAATAAGAAAACCCGGTAAAAAGATTTTATGTGCTTCCATGCTGGTGCTGATGCTTGGAACTGTGAAAGCACAAGACACCCGCACTGGTAATGATACAATTGTTGTGAACCAGAGTACCAGTGCTAAAGGTATTGTTATCACTGGCTCTGTTACTGATGCAGCAACCTATAAAGGCATTACAGGCATTCGTGTAAAAGTTGAAGGATTTTCAGCAGCACTTACCGATGCCAATGGTAGTTTCAAATTGAAAGTGCCTTCCCTGTTTGCTATGGTAACGGTAGAAGGCGAAGGCTATGATACGCGCCGTGTTCCTTTAAAAGGTCGTAGCTCTATTCGTGTTGCGCTGCTGGATGAAGCACACGAATCTTTCGATGAAAAAGTGACCATGCCTTTCGGTCCAAAAAATAAAACAGATGTAACAGCTGCCGTTGGGCAATACAATGCTACTACTACATGGGCTCAGCCAAGCGAACTGCCGGATGCGCTGTTACAAGGACGTATAGCTGGTTTAAATGTTATTCGTCGTTCAGGAGCACCTGGTGTAGGAGCTAATATGTTTTTACGTGGTTACAATTCTTTATATGGAACCAACAAGCCTTTGATCATTGTAGATGATATGCTTTTTGATGCCAATGAATATGGTAACAGCATCATTGCAAATCATGCTGTAAATCCATTGGCTTTGATAGATGTAAAAGATATTGACAACATCACTGTACTGAAAGATGCGAGCAGCATCTATGGTACAAAGGGAGCAAATGGAGCTATCATCATCACCACTATCAGGGCACGTACACAGGCTACAAGAATTGACTTTGGTGCCTTTACCGGCTTCAACGAAGCGCCACAGAATTTACCTGTAATGGGTGCTGCTGATTACCGTATTTATTTAAGTGAGATATTGCAGAGCAGGGGAATGACACCTGCACAGATAATGGCGCAGCCTTACATGACTGATGATCCTCAAAATCCTCAATACGCACGTTATCGTTTCAATACCAACTGGCAAAGAAATGTATTGGGCAATAGCACCAACCAGAACTACTACCTGAAAGTAACAGGAGGTGATAACATAGCTACTTATGGTTTGAGTATGGGCTTTACCAAGAACAACGGCATTATCAGAACCACAGATATTTCCAGGTATAACACCAGGTTCAATGCTGACTTCAACTTCACAAGAAAGTTCACCGGTGCAGCTAATCTTTCGTTTGCTTACAACGAGCAAAACCTGAAAGACCAGGGTATAGCTGATAACACAGCTCCTTTGTTTCTTGCACTTACCAAAGCTCCATTCTTACATAGTAAAGATGTGAATGACAATGGTGTGGAGTCGCCAAACTTATCTGACAGGGATACACTGGGAATAACCAATCCTTCTACCATTATAGAAAAGATGCAGGCGTACAATAAGTACTACCGTTTCTTTGGTTCATTCCAATTTAAGTATGAGATCAACAACTACTTAACAGCCAGCACCCGTGTAGGTGTGGTGTTCGATAAGGTGCGTGAGAATTTCTTCGTTCCGCAGAAAGGCGTAGCAAAAGATACACTTCCAAATGGCCTGGTACAAAATCGTATGGGTACACAAGTGAAGCGTTTGTTCTCTATTTACAACGATACACGTTTAGAATACAACAGGACCTTCACCGGTCAACATAGCCTTGGCTCAAGAGTTGGCGTACGCTACCAGATGAACAATGCAGAGCAGGATTATGCTTTGTCTTTCAACTCAGCTACAGACGATCTTGTAAGTGTGCAAAATGGTTTAGCTACACTGCGCCAGGTAGGTGGTGGTACA is a window encoding:
- a CDS encoding fasciclin domain-containing protein; this encodes MKTKLSLWAFAFSLLACSVAFLSSCKKEDLKMTTTDDVNVVGYLKKNLDSFSLFKEILDRTETSAFLDAYGAYTVFAPTNHGVKTFLASINAPSVEAADINVLKEIVKFHILEDTVNTASFTDGKLPVPTMHGQFLITGVSNDGGFSSYIVNRQANVLRTNVRVGNGLIHVTNNVLVPAKTTIAKQLEDNPEYSIFVEALKATGHFTLLNTVNPDTSKRWKTVIAETNRALSDSGINSYAALRAKYSNTGNPANPLDSLNLYVAYHIIDGIKFLGDIINQPSHLTLQPQEVITVQLINQEVILNTAEFNGVVEPGVLLVRSKSDNSATNGVWHTANAHFAAKFRKPTAVYWDLAKFPEIMRMTAIYGRGTHTFYKNSAADRPIKDIDWEWKGENYLRYEYGTTSTLHNFAVFNDILTIPLGAPSNNNRATWIEFTTPPIIKGRYKVWICYRNRNAVTLNVRVNGELMQRPVNLGQGVPAGTDAELESLGWKRYTTGGSFAGRLVGTVDLQTTQRHSLRFEAISGSNRDLHFDMVHFIPVDDHQYLPRFRPDGTPVF
- a CDS encoding fasciclin domain-containing protein; this encodes MNIKFYKVVFSLFFAAVFLGSCKKWDDHNAITDAMAGKDLFQQISENGDLSTFTDLLRKSGYDQVISSSRTFTVFAPVNAALASLDPAIVADSARLRAFVGNHITNLVYTTTAGTGAQRIQMLNGKYNNMNGRLLEDANITVADRYAKNGMLHIVDKMLPALPNVWQLLETNATVPAAQKNYLLSIFRNVFNPATAVQIGVDPNTGLPVYQPGTDSIRTNVFWNNVYDLRDERKQYTFFVMADAAWDAEVNKFKPYFATGTADSTTNLASFEVVKDLAFEGYYLPNALPDTLISKFNTKVGIDRTKIVQSIKVSNGIVHVMSSLPVTPKGKFKDIIVQGESYSFSSANRAGNTYFRDKMNPVTGRQFRDVLVYQHGLALFNLGYNVRNVPSLKYKAYWVALNDNINGITGVFKQKIGIGTATSTILPYVNVNPNVYDEVYLGEFTLTSFQPLLQVFLTADNSTNASLNLIVLDYVRFEPVL
- a CDS encoding SusC/RagA family TonB-linked outer membrane protein, which encodes MLIIRKPGKKILCASMLVLMLGTVKAQDTRTGNDTIVVNQSTSAKGIVITGSVTDAATYKGITGIRVKVEGFSAALTDANGSFKLKVPSLFAMVTVEGEGYDTRRVPLKGRSSIRVALLDEAHESFDEKVTMPFGPKNKTDVTAAVGQYNATTTWAQPSELPDALLQGRIAGLNVIRRSGAPGVGANMFLRGYNSLYGTNKPLIIVDDMLFDANEYGNSIIANHAVNPLALIDVKDIDNITVLKDASSIYGTKGANGAIIITTIRARTQATRIDFGAFTGFNEAPQNLPVMGAADYRIYLSEILQSRGMTPAQIMAQPYMTDDPQNPQYARYRFNTNWQRNVLGNSTNQNYYLKVTGGDNIATYGLSMGFTKNNGIIRTTDISRYNTRFNADFNFTRKFTGAANLSFAYNEQNLKDQGIADNTAPLFLALTKAPFLHSKDVNDNGVESPNLSDRDTLGITNPSTIIEKMQAYNKYYRFFGSFQFKYEINNYLTASTRVGVVFDKVRENFFVPQKGVAKDTLPNGLVQNRMGTQVKRLFSIYNDTRLEYNRTFTGQHSLGSRVGVRYQMNNAEQDYALSFNSATDDLVSVQNGLATLRQVGGGTGNWNWMNVYFSTDYGYKNRYFLTFNAAMDGSSRFGKEATGGIGIGKNRFAVMPSVGAAWLISSEQFMATAPIDLLKLRATYSVTGNDDIGNYNNRRTYTSQNLLGSQGLVRAGIGNPAIQWETVIKANLGLDLAFWNERVSLSFDAYQNKTNNMLVYQPLPTISGFEHVLNNGGRMQTTGAEAGLNVRVINTKKFKWDAGVNASTFKNKVLAVPNDRFETQFANGTILTAVGQPANQFFGHTTNGVFATDAEAAASGLSTRNADGSLAPFKGGDVRFIDRDGNKIIDQNDRTVIGNPNPTVVGGFNNRISYKNFELNMLFTFSQGNDVYNYLRYRLESASGVENQLLSVNNRWRGQGHVTNMPKATWGDPQGNNRFSDRWIEDGSYFRLRHISLQYNIPMKDEGFLRNATVYLTGSNIFTLTRYKGYDPEFSVSPSIFSQSVDTGLDPQFRNVTLGVRLGL